In Carya illinoinensis cultivar Pawnee chromosome 7, C.illinoinensisPawnee_v1, whole genome shotgun sequence, the following are encoded in one genomic region:
- the LOC122317100 gene encoding cell division cycle 20.2, cofactor of APC complex-like: MWKLQSDRYSPTRILSDPAIQYDFPGDRFIPNRSLMDLDQARSLLTSRINKAYHNPGFSELYRQRLEEKLTLDSEGRPFRMLVFRGSPKSSRKSIRLIDETRREEEEALDNSTKDNQFRCLPKRESRILDAPNIINDFYLNIMDWGRNNILAVALGSETFLWNSENGRVQKLLQVGAGDYPTSVAWSGDAKKVAVGYMHSKLQIWDAETSKLIRSLKGHNGRIAATGWNGHILTSGSQDKSIINHDVRASNNMTSHIQVHTEEVCGLRWSRTGNILASGGNENLIYIWESSKMSSSKFLFRFNDHTAAVKALAWCPYQFDILASGGGTADGCIKIWNIQRGICINSIDTKAQICGLEWNRHHKEIMSGHGFSGRENQNMLCLWRYPSMTKAGEFKSHASRVLQLSQSPDGLTVVSAGADETLRFWEIFGPPSNEDFPISELNSLLSLKTSPLR; encoded by the exons atgtggaaacTTCAATCAGATCGGTACTCTCCCACTCGCATCCTCAGCGATCCCGCCATCCAGTACGACTTTCCG GGTGACCGGTTTATACCGAATAGGAGTTTGATGGATCTTGATCAAGCCCGCAGTCTGTTGACAAGCAGGATTAATAAAGCTTATCACAATCCCGGTTTTAGT GAACTGTACCGACAGAGATTGGAGGAAAAGCTGACTCTGGATTCAGAGGGGAGACCATTCAGAATGTTGGTTTTTAGGGGAAGCCCAAAATCAAGTAGAAAATCGATTCGTCTTATTGACGAAACGCGAcgggaggaggaagaggcattGGATAATAGTACAAAGGACAATCAATTTCGGTGTTTGCCCAAG AGAGAATCTAGGATTCTGGACGCTCCAAACATAATAAATGACTTCTACCTCAACATCATGGATTGGGGGAGAAACAACATTCTTGCCGTAGCTTTGGGTTCAGAAACCTTTCTGTGGAATTCAGAGAACGGACGTGTACAAAAGTTGTTGCAAGTTGGTGCCGGTGACTATCCTACAAGCGTGGCCTGGTCGGGGGATGCCAAAAAGGTGGCGGTTGGGTACATGCATTCCAAACTTCAAATCTGGGATGCCGAGACTTCCAAACTT ATTAGAAGCCTAAAAGGTCATAATGGCAGGATAGCAGCCACTGGATGGAATGGTCACATTCTAACATCTGGAAGCCAGGACAAATCCATTATCAATCATGATG TTCGAGCGTCAAATAATATGACCTCACATATACAAGTACACACCGAAGAAGTGTGCGGTTTGAGATGGTCAAGAACGGGCAATATATTGGCAAGTGGCGGTAACGAAAATCTTATATACATATGGGAATCTTCCAAAATGAGCTCTTCGAAATTCTTGTTTCGTTTCAATGACCATACCGCTGCAGTCAAGGCTCTTGCATGGTGCCCATATCAGTTTGATATACTTGCATCCGGAGGAGGCACAGCAGATGGTTGTATCAAGATATGGAATATACAAAGGGGCATCTGCATCAACAGCATAGATACCAAAGCCCAG ATTTGTGGACTGGAGTGGAACAGGCATCACAAAGAGATCATGAGTGGTCATGGCTTCAGCGGGAGGGAGAATCAGAACATGCTATGCTTATGGAGGTATCCTTCCATGACTAAAGCAGGAGAATTCAAGAGCCATGCATCCAGAGTCCTCCAACTTTCCCAG AGCCCTGATGGTTTGACTGTGGTATCAGCTGGGGCAGACGAGACTCTTCGGTTTTGGGAGATTTTTGGACCCCCTAGCAATGAAGATTTCCCCATCTCGGAGCTGAACAGCCTTCTGTCTCTGAAGACATCACCCCTAAGATGA
- the LOC122317248 gene encoding mediator of RNA polymerase II transcription subunit 31, protein MEEGSVASIEEEVDDVASTPSSPENTYKDPDDGRQRFLLELEFVQCLANPTYIHYLAQNRYLEDEGFIGYLKYLQYWQQPEYIKYIMYPHCLFFLELLQNANFRNAMAHPGNKELAHRQQFYFWKNYRSNRLKHILPRQLPEPIAALPAPAPAPSQPPVQPVPPVPPVPATSIAVTAPSAPALSPMQYAIPHGSALGKNDMRSSGVDRRKRKKEG, encoded by the exons A TGGAAGAGGGTTCAGTGGCCTCTATTGAAGAAGAAGTCGACGATGTAGCCAGTACTCCTTCCTC gCCAGAGAACACGTATAAAGATCCAGATGATGGAAGGCAACggtttttgcttgaattggaaTTTGTACAATGTCTAGCTAATCCCACCTACATCCACT ATTTGGCTCAGAATCGCTATCTTGAAGATGAAGGTTTCATTGGCTACCTTAAGTACCTTCAATATTGGCAACAGCCTGagtacataaaatatataat GTATCCTCATTGCTTATTTTTTCTTGAACTTCTCCAAAACGCCAACTTCCGCAATGCCATGGCACATCCTGGAAACAAG GAACTGGCGCACAGGCAGCAATTTTACTTTTGGAAGAATTATAGGAGTAATCGGTTGAAACATATTTTACCAAGACAGCTTCCTGAGCCCATTGCTGCACTCCCTGCTCCTGCTCCTGCTCCATCCCAGCCACCTGTACAACCTGTTCCACCTGTGCCACCTGTTCCAGCTACGTCTATTGCTGTTACAGCACCCTCTGCTCCAGCTCTTTCTCCAATGCAGTATGCTATTCCCCATGGATCAGCTCTTGGAAAAAATGATATGCGGAGCAGTGGGGTTGatcgaagaaaaagaaa GAAAGAAGGATAG
- the LOC122317266 gene encoding polyadenylate-binding protein 1-like, whose amino-acid sequence MDRQHEEQEHEVYGGEIPDEGEMEVDVEMSSRADDEELQDPNSKDLEDMKKRLKEIEEEAGALREMQAKVEKEMGAVQDSSSATATQAEKEEVDARSIYVGNVDYACTPEEVQQHFQSCGTVNRVTILTDKFGQPKGFAYVEFVEVDAVQNALLLNESELHGRQLKVSAKRTNIPGMKQYRGRRPNPYLGFQPRRPFMPVYPPYGYGRVPRFRRPMRYRPY is encoded by the exons atggaTCGGCAGCACGAAGAGCAAGAGCACGAAGTGTATGGAGGAGAGATCCCCGACGAGGGTGAGATGGAGGTTGACGTTGAGATGTCCTCTAGAGCTGACGACGAGGAGCTTCAAGATCCTAACTCCAAG GACTTGGAGGACATGAAGAAGAGGCTTAAGGAGATTGAAGAAGAAGCCGGCGCTCTTCGCGAAATGCAGGCCAAGGTTGAGAAGGAGATGGGCGCTGTtcaag ATTCATCCAGTGCTACTGCAACTCAGGCTGAAAAGGAGGAGGTGGATGCTCGATCCATTTATGTTGGTAAT GTTGACTATGCATGTACTCCTGAAGAGGTCCAGCAGCACTTTCAATCTTGTGGAACAGTAAACAGAGTGACAATTTTGACAGACAAGTTTGGGCAACCAAAAGGATTTGCTTATGTTGAGTTTGTTGAAGTTGACGCTGTTCAGAATGCTCTTCTGTTAAATGAATCCGAATTGCATGGTCGTCAATTGAAG GTCTCTGCTAAGCGAACAAACATTCCTGGAATGAAACAATACAGAGGAAGACGACCTAACCCATATTTAGGTTTTCAACCCCGAAGGCCCTTTATGCCTGTTTATCCTCCATATGGTTATGG AAGGGTTCCAAGGTTCAGAAGACCAATGCGGTACCGGCCATACTAA
- the LOC122317247 gene encoding glutamate dehydrogenase 2-like, whose translation MNALAATNRNFRHAVRLLGLDSKVERSLMIPFREIKVECTIPKDDGSLVSYVGFRVQHDNARGPMKGGIRYHPEVDPDEVNALAQLMTWKTAVADIPYGGAKGGIGCNPKDLSSSELERLTRIFTQKIHDLIGIHTDVPAPDMGTNAQTMAWILDEYSKFHGHSPAVVTGKPIEIGGSFGRDAATGRGVVYGTEALLAEHGKSIKDLRFVIQGFGNVGSWAAKLIHERGGRIVAVSDITGAVKNPKGIDITELLNHRESTGSLKDFHGGETMDPDELLVHECDVLIPCALGGVLNRENAADVKAKFIIEAANHPTDPEADEILSKKGVIILPDIYANAGGVTVSYFEWVQNIQGFMWHEGKVNKQLRRYMTRAFQNMKNMCKSHDCNLRMGAFTLGVNRVARATLLRGWEA comes from the exons ATGAATGCTCTCGCCGCAACGAACCGTAATTTCCGCCATGCGGTACGTTTACTCGGGTTGGACTCAAAGGTAGAAAGGAGCCTCATGATTCCCTTCAGGGAGATCAAG GTGGAGTGCACGATCCCCAAGGATGACGGCAGTCTGGTATCGTACGTTGGGTTCAGAGTACAACATGACAATGCACGTGGCCCTATGAAGGGTGGGATCAGATATCATCCTGAG GTTGACCCTGATGAAGTGAATGCTCTGGCTCAACTAATGACTTGGAAGACCGCTGTCGCGGACATTCCATATGGAGGAGCAAAGGGTGGGATTGGATGCAACCCAAAGGACTTGAGTTCGAGCGAGTTGGAGCGTCTCACTCGTATCTTTACCCAGAAAATCCATGATCTTATTGGAATTCATACTGATGTTCCTGCCCCAGACATGGGCACTAATGCTCAG ACTATGGCATGGATTTTGGATGAGTACTCAAAATTTCATGGTCACTCGCCAGCTGTTGTGACAGGAAAGCCCATA GAAATTGGTGGATCATTCGGTAGGGATGCTGCTACTGGGCGGGGCGTTGTATATGGAACAGAGGCTTTACTTGCTGAGCATGGGAAGTCAATTAAGGATCTGAGATTTGTTATTCAG GGATTTGGAAACGTGGGTTCTTGGGCAGCTAAGCTAATTCATGAGAGAGGAGGTAGAATTGTTGCAGTGAGCGACATCACTGGTGCAGTTAAGAACCCAAAAGGCATTGATATAACAGAATTGCTTAATCATAGAGAAAGCACAGGAAGTTTAAAAGATTTCCATGGTGGAGAGACAATGGATCCAGATGAACTGCTTGTTCATGAATGTGACGTTCTCATCCCATGTGCTTTAGGTGGAGTTCTGAACAG GGAAAACGCTGCCGATGTGAAGGCCAAATTTATAATTGAGGCAGCAAACCATCCTACTGATCCTGAAGCAGATGAG ATCCTATCAAAGAAAGGAGTTATAATACTCCCCGATATATATGCCAATGCCGGAGGTGTGACCGTTAGCTACTTTGAGTGGGTTCAG AATATTCAAGGTTTTATGTGGCATGAAGGGAAGGTAAATAAGCAGCTTAGGAGGTACATGACTCGAGCTTTTCAAAACATGAAGAACATGTGCAAGTCACATGACTGCAATCTCCGAATGGGTGCCTTCACACTAGGAGTAAACCGGGTTGCGCGTGCCACCCTCCTGAGGGGTTGGGAAGCATAA